From the Gadus chalcogrammus isolate NIFS_2021 chromosome 15, NIFS_Gcha_1.0, whole genome shotgun sequence genome, one window contains:
- the slc29a3 gene encoding equilibrative nucleoside transporter 3, producing MDSSPTAHPSVNSVYGEEEDCEDPERTYDGEPLLGNEQSTAAGLPLAARHSPKDAYCLVYISFFLMGIGSLLPWNLFITAKHYWMYKLSNHTAGREARSDLIDYFESYLSIASTVPSVLCLILNYLLVNRVSPRTRVLSSLGVILLLFVLTTVLVEVDVSAHQREFFAGTLATVAVVSGASNLFTGSVFGISGLFPMRISQALISGQAMGGTLTAVVAILDLAATEEVTASALAYFLTADVFIIICIVTYLLLPRLAYARHYMSLAKCSGPCPPSGGTPGGPSSASSSSSSVSVPPLLPILRKVWVLGLSVFYVFSVSIMVFPALSSGIQSVDKDSGSPWTNTYFVPLSSFLLYQTADFCGRQVTAWLQVPGPTSRVLPALVLCRTLLLPLFMFCNYQPRDHLHTVLFDNDLYPIAFNCLLGLSNGYLGTLPMIYGPKVVPRELAEATGVVMSFFLTLGLAVGSAFSVVIVHSI from the exons ATGGACAGCTCGCCGACCGCCCATCCCAGCGTCAACTCCGTgtacggggaggaggaggactgcgAGGACCCGGAGCGGACCTAcgacggcgagccgctcctgggcaACGAGCAGTCGACGGCGGCGGGGCTGCCGCTGGCCGCGAGGCACAGCCCCAAGGACGCCTACTGCCTGGTGTACATCTCCTTCTTCCTGATGGGCATCGGTTCCCTGCTGCCCTGGAACCTCTTCATCACCGCCAAACACTACTGGATGTACAAGCTGAGCAACCACACAGCCGGCCGGGAGGCCCGCTCCGACCTCATC GACTACTTTGAGAGTTACCTGTCCATCGCATCTACGGTTCCCTCTGTACTGTGTCTGATTCTCAACTACCTCCTGGTCAACAG AGTCTCCCCGCGAACGCGCGTCCTGTCGTCCCTGGGCGTGATCCTGCTGCTGTTCGTCCTGACCacggtgctggtggaggtggacgtgTCGGCGCACCAGCGGGAGTTCTTCGCGGGCACGCTGGCCACCGTGGCAGTGGTCAGCGGAGCCTCCAACCTGTTCACCGGCAGCGTGTTCGGCATCAGCGGCCTCTTCCCCATGAGGATCTCCCAGGCCCTCATATCAG GTCAAGCCATGGGCGGCACGCTGACCGCTGTGGTGGCCATCCTCGACCTGGCGGCCACGGAGGAGGTGACGGCCAGCGCCCTGGCCTACTTCCTGACCGCAGacgtcttcatcatcatctgcATCGTCACATACCTCCTGCTGCCAAGGCTAGCCTACGCACG ACACTACATGTCACTGGCCAAGTGCAGCGGGCCGTGCCCCCCCAGTGGGGGGACCCCCGGGGGCCCGTCctcggccagcagcagcagcagcagcgtctcTGTGCCCCCGCTACTGCCCATCCTGAGGAAGGTTTGGGTGCTGGGCCTGAGCGTCTTCTACGTCTTCTCCGTGTCCATCATGGTGTTCCCGGCGCTCTCGTCGGGCATCCAGTCGGTGGACAAGGACTCGGGGAGCCCCTGGACCAACACCTACTTCGTGCCCCTCAGCTCTTTCTTGCTCTACCAGACTGCGGACTTCTGCGGGCGGCAGGTGACGGCCTGGCTGCAGGTGCCCGGTCCCACCAGCAGGGTACTGCCCGCCCTGGTGCTCTGCCGCACCCTGCTACTGCCCCTCTTCATGTTCTGCAACTACCAGCCGCGGGACCACCTGCACACGGTGCTGTTCGACAACGACCTCTACCCCATCGCCTTCAACTGCCTGCTGGGCCTCTCCAACGGCTACCTGGGCACCCTGCCCATGATCTACGGGCCCAAGGTGGTGCCCCGGGAACTGGCCGAGGCCACGGGGGTGGTCATGTCCTTCTTTCTCACCCTGGGGCTGGCGGTCGGCTCGGCCTTCTCAGTGGTCATCGTACACAGCATTTGA